The DNA sequence AAAAGGAAAATGCCAAGGTTTTCGCTGGGCCCTGCATGTGTCTGTGTGAATATTCGGTGCCTAGTGTTGGCCATCCTGTGATGAGTGCCACAGGTGCAGCATCAGATTTTTCAGTCTGTGAGTGCCACAGGCTGCTGCTTTCAGGACCCCATTTTGTGCCCTCATCAGCCCATAATAATCCTGGTAGAGTGGCAGTCTTCTATCTTCTGCTGTGTCTGCACAGACAACACAAACTGTAAATTCAGAACTCGGAGGACGTCCTGCACATGTATTATCTGCTATTGAGGAAAGGgtacattgtttttttttttgtttttttagttcTACATACATGTCCATGAACCATGAAACTACTGGTCAGGGGAGTAACGGTAAAATTGGCAGTTATGCAAAATGTCCATGAACTGTGTTCTCAAGATGTATGTTTTGACAGTTTAGGATTAATTATTATATCTATCCCCATGTCAGAGAACCTCATGACTATTAAGATAGACTAAGAGAGGTCAGCAGTGAGTTTGCTATAAAGTTAGTCATTGTTCAAGCATTTTCCACTTCTTCACTCAAGATGCCTTGATACAAGAACATTATGACTAATATGATTTTTTAAAAGACGAATACGAAAATTGTGTCATGTTCTGAGACACTGAAAAATCAAAGAAGGGAAGCAAGGCACTGTTCAAGTTGGCAAGAAACTAGAAATCTCCACATCCAAACGATTATGAGAATTTGTAAAGCTCCAGCTAACATGCATAGCTTGTAAGGGAGAGAAAGGAAAAATAGCTTGTCGTGCTAATGAGAGAGTCATCTTTTAAGGAACACTTAAATCTTCCACCATTATATATGGCTTGTAAGGTTAATGTATATTGCTGACATGGCAAAAGTTAGTTAGAAGTACATCAAAGCTCCATTGGCCAGTGTGAATGTCAAATAACAAAAGAAAGCTTTTGCAGAAATTCTAGATGTCAACATTTGACACctaaggctgtctccaatagaAGACCCATTTGgcaacccaaacccaaaatgggtctccaacacaataccacCAACATATGGAAGACTCATTTTGGGTATcaagagaggcataacccaaatttgggtatcctctcctcgagacccatttgcagagagtgttatcTTTTAGgttttgttgttggagaagactaaaaataggtattgaACCTTTGGACTGTAGCGCTACCTTaaggacaaatgggtcttgtattttgggtgaggaTTGTTGGAAATAGTCTAACATATGTGATGCATATCATTACATACTAACACTTATCCAAATAGGCTCCTCGTGGTCAAAGAGCATAGAAACTTCTATCAAGCTTTCCATTCCAAGTTTGTCAGATAATTCACTCTCTACCATATCTAATACAAGCTCCAGCATGATCAATTGATCATAGTGTACAACCAATAATGCGCCACATATTCAAAGAATGATTTTGTGAATTTGTCAACCTATTATTAGGAAAACATCTTGCAGCACCTTGATGGCTGCAGACTAAATCTGTACATTTCAAACTTGAATGCATGATAAATTAGAACTCTAAGGTGCATTTATTGTTGGTAATTGTAAAATGATATGGGATCTCCATATACCCATCAATattaaatatattaatattaataCACAGCTGAAGACAAATATTACATCTTTCTATCTTAGCTATTATAGCAATCGAGGTATTTAGTGCCTATTTTGCCATGAATGTATGTAAGTTTGTGTTGAAAGAAAATCAAAAAAAGCAATCGCCTATTCGGCACACCACTGCTAGTCAGCTACAGCAAATGGAACATAGTGAAAAACAGTTGGTATGTTTACCTGCAAATATCATCTACATCATGCATGGATCTTTTCATTTACAGCCCTTCTATGAAATTTCCATTCCAAACTAAAGTTATTTCCACATAGTTATTGGTATGAATTTGTCAACTGAAACTGAGCTTCTTCCATTACGCTCTGCCCTGGAGCCTTATTCACACTCATCCTCCTCATTAATCTCCTCACCTCTCCTGCCTCCTCCCACCGCTCTGTTTCCGCATAAAGATTGGCCAACAACACATAGTTCCCTGAGTTCCATGGTTCAAGATTGATAAGCTCCTTCAGAGCCACCTCAGCAGTGCCAAGCCCAGCATGAGCACGACATGCACTTAAAAGTGCTCCCCATATGGCAGCATTAGGCTTCATTGGCATCCCCTGAATCAGTGCGTGTGCCTCCTCAAGGAGACCACACCTTCCAAATAAATCCACCATACACCCATAGTGTTCAATTGCTGGTTCAATGCCATGCTCCGAAACCATGCTCTGGAAGATCTCCCGCCCAATATCCACTGCCCCAGCATGCGCACAGCATCCAAGCACTGCCAAGAAGGTCACAGCATTAGGCTCCACTCCATGCCTCATCATCTTCTGGAACAGATCAATCCCCTCAACTCCATGACCATTCAGTGAGAATCCAGTGATCATGGCGTTCCAGCTCACCACACTGCGCTGCGGCGTCGTCATAAACACCTCCCGTGCACTATCAACATCACCGCACTTGCAGTACATATCCATCACTGCATTTGCAACATGCACTGTACCCTCCAACAAGCCACTCTTCTTCGCATACTCATGTGCCCACCTCCCTGCCCCAGCATTCCCCGTCTTCCCACAAGCTGGGAGCACTGCCACCAAGGTCCCATCATCTGGCGCCACCTCTCCTTCCCTGACCATCCTCTCGAAACACTGCACTGCCATGTCATCTCGTCCACTGCGTGCACATCCGGTGATTATAAGGTTCCAGGAAACGACGCTCCTCCTAGATCGCCTGTGCCGCTGCATTTCGTCGAACAGGTGGCGTGCGGCGCGGATGTCCCTTGCCTTGAGGCACGCCGTGATGAGGGTGTTGTAGGCGACGGTGCACTTGTTCTTTTGGGGCATATCGTCGAACAAGGCGCGGACGTGCGGCATCGGGTATGGCTTGAGGAGAGCGAGGGTGATGGGGTGGTGTGAGAGGAagccgaggcggaggaggagcgagTGCAGCGCGGAGAGGACTGGAAAGGAGGAAGCGCAACCGAGGAGGGGCAAGAAGGTCAGGCGGTCAGGCGCGTGGAATCGGCGGAGCGTAGAGAGGAGGCGGAAGGCATCGTCCGGCGATGAGGAGGCGGAGAGTGCCTTGACGGCAGCGTTGAGGAGCGTCAGCGGGGGTGCAGGATCGGGAGGGAGGAGGCGGAGGAGCGGCAGCGCGGGCGGCGGAGGGGAGGAGAGAAGCAGCAGCGCCGCGAGGGCGTGGTGGTGCGGCGACGCCGGGGAGCAGGGGAGCGCGTGGCGGACGGCGAACGCGAGGAGCTCGAGCGGGCGGCCGCGGGCGAGTGGGctgtggtggaggaggtgaagcAGTCGTCGCTCCGCCGTGCGCGGGTGCCACCCGTCTGGGGTGGTCATGGCGGCGGGGGCGAAGGACGGGGGAGGCGAGGGATCGCCGGCGGCGGGCGGCATCGGCGAGACGGTTGGTTGGCAATGGCCGTTTCCAGTTGCGCGGGCGCTGGAATCGCGCAAACGGTGGGCGGTGGTATGAAATGGGCCAAGCCCATTGGGCTTGTGCATCATAGCGAGGGGgtccatcatgcatcatatgcatCATTTTCCTTTGTGCGTTCATGCAATCATCTGGGCCGTTTCTacacaggccttgtttacttctcgaAGCGAAAAATTttacgacactgtagcactttcgtttgtttgtggtaattattatccaaccataaaCTAAGTAGCctcaaaagattcttctcgtACATtttgactaaactgtgcaattagtttttgtttttgtctatatttaatactccatacatgcgtctaaagattcgatgtgacggggaatcttgaaaaattttgggtttttggtggaagtaaacaaggccacagtTTGTGTGCATTTGGAAACTCCATGGAAGAAACATGGGAACCACTGGTGAGAGATTGAAAATTTAAACgtgaaaatttaaattttaggtgagactagcgcccggacgtccgACACCGGTGTGTGTGAATATTGCTCCCAACCATGTGGTGGATCTCATAACGGACAGCAGCTGTGTTGAGCTCGTCGGTGCGGTAAACAGTGCGTGAAGCTCACTGGAGCAAGGAAGGCACGAAGGTCGGTGGCAGCACGCAGAGGTCCTCCTTGCCTCTTGTTGGTCATGTGCGGGAGAAAATGAGACGCACGTCGTCGAGAAGAAGCGTCCGAATGTGCGGGATGTACCGCTTCGTGTCATTATTGTTTAACTTTTAATCATAATTCTTTACTTGGTTTGTGGAGAGAAATAAAAATAGGAGTTGAAGAGGGAATTCATATCCTCAGTTTGATGTGTTAGGTTTTTTAGTGTGAAAATATATAACAAAGTCATCATAAACAGTGATGATGAACTCGATTTACACTAAAAGAACAAAGCCCCCAACCCAATTACCCCTCCCACAAAGAATTGATTAGTTTGCTCTCTAAGCTCACATGCTCCTTCTCAACACAGAACTTCCACTCCAACAAAAAAAAGGGTTTATAAATTCCTAACTCTAAACTCTCCCTCCTTTCAATTACCTCTCAAGGCCAAGCGCAATATCAAATTAGCTCTAGATTTGTGGCGAGAGAGTTATTCTTAACGATTGTACGGAGTACCTTTTTGTCTTTGAGTTTTATAAGCTTTATACCCTGTACATATTAccattatataaaaaaaaaattaggcaGGGGCCTCCCCTACCGTTGCTTAAAAAAAATATCTCCAACCAATCGTCTTCAAAATACTGGGTCACTAAATCTCGAGATTGACGAAAACACTACAGGTGCCTCGTTGGCGGATATGTCTCCTAGTCCTAGCACTAACAACATATTTGGTTGGGGATAGTTCAGAAGAGAGAATAAGAGTTGCCTTATTTTGCCGAGTGCACACTCGGCGAATTTTGTCTTTGCGAGTGCACGAtatttggcactcggcaaatctTTTGTTTGTTTTATAGTGGTGGGAGTTTTCATGAAAAGAAGAACGAGAGTTTAGAGGGCTTACTCTCATCTCACTAATTAGTTCCCCATAGGGGGAGTAGAAATTGTACTTTTAATGAAAGATAAATACATAATCACCGTCCATTTTGACTTGTCCTATAATTTAGTCAACCCCCACCTCAAACGCCAAAAGTGATATCAATTCCCTCTTCAATGCCCTCACTTAATTCTCTCTACGAACCAAAAAAAGTGTAACTAAAAATCAAATTCACATCTTAATTTACTCCATCAATGTCACTACTAATTGCCATGCCCTTTACCATAATTGAAAAACGCACCCTGGAATAATACAACCGCGTGCAGCATGTTGTGTGGACTTGAACCCAGTTGACAAATTCCACCACAAATAACCTAATTAATTGAGCTAGCTCAGTCCATGCAGTCTCTAGTGTCTGGACAATGTAGTAGGCATATCCACAGCTCTTGCAAATCATCTTTGATTATTCGTCCTAAAATAACTTAATTTCTGGCTATACACCTAAACAAACAGCGCATATAGTCAGATATACATGCATTTACCATAAAATTGGGTTATGAGTGACAATTAGAGGATGTTTTTTTTTCAGACCCAAAGAATTTCAAATTAATTAAACCATATCTAGCTAGATTATATAGGGTTTTCTGTTGTTCCTCGCAAAAACATTGGAAATACTGACATTTTCCCCAAATTTTAGGTGATATTCCAATACAGAGAATATCTTGAATATTGGTAGGTACTTACCAGAGATGACTGATGACAGAAGGCCAGTACTACCAGTGTACATGGTCTACAGTTACTGTTACAAAGCATATACAAATACAGTGTGGTTTGTTGTTCACAGATCACCTACCGTACATATAACATACTTATTCAGAACAAGGATACGCACAATTAATCTGGTTCAGCAAAGGTGTAACGACCCACATTTTTAGTAGATAACTAACCGTAATCACATCAGCTCCCTTAATTACATCAGCAAGATAATTGATACACTTTGGCAACAAAATGCACAGATCATATATTAATCCTTGGAATTTTCATTACATGGTTAAGCCACTAGCCTCTCAGGTCCCACACGCACACACTCACCATTCTTTACATTTTCTAGTACACACCACTGTGGCAACTATTTCACCTACTCTTGTACTAGTTTATTCAACAGTGAGCTGCCATGCCCTTCTAGAAGGCATTCAACCAATCAAATGGCAGCAGCTGGAGAACATCACTGTACAGACCTTGACCAAACTGAGAGATGTGAGGGTAAATATCTCCGAGAGGTTGGAAATGAGTACTAGTACAAGAACCAGGAGTGAAAGTGAGAGGAGCATTCCCCATCGTAGTAGCTTTCAGTCTACACTCAAAGTTACAGCCTACCAAGAGCACCTAGCCCAATCCTTGACTGAGAAAAATCACCAGCTTTCCACACCAGCAGAATGGTGACTTAAGCACCCATGGAGAGCGACAGGGGTTGAGAGAAAAGAAAGTCAAGAGAAGTAGTCAGGTGAGGATCAACCAAGTAAAAGAAGAAGTAGTGTAGTCAAGATCTGCAAATAGAAGGAGTGCTGGAGGGGAAGCACAAGCCTAAGCCTGGAGCTGAAAACTCAAAGATTAAGGAAGCGAGCAAAGTCAGTCGCAGGATCATCTAGCGAACCAATCTGAGCCCGAGTTGGATCTTAACAACTCAGGCAAGAATCCTTGATCATTCTCTCCTTgagtttttatataaagtttgtgaaaataaaaataacctGCATTAAATATTATTTTCTGAAATTGGCTATGGATGGATGATATGTGAATTTGATGACATGGGGTTAGCTGATGGAGCAGCTAATTTCCTACTATTATTTGGATGGGAAATTTCGATAGGGCTAATAACCAACTCTCACTTGTGTTATTGGGCCGTATAAATTCGTGTCAACCATGAACTCGTTTGGGACGAGCCGATTCTATTACCCATGGAGTTGTTGTATAATCCCTATGGTAAGTGAGGAGAGGGTTGGGTGATGAAATCCCCAATCAGGTGTCGATGAAGTACACCCAGGCGCCTATATTAGCGCACGTGGATAGATGTGGATGTATAATTATACAACATGGGGAAAGTTCGGTATCTTGACCATGAGTCGCACCAAAGGAAGTGCGATGGAAAATTGGTCATGATAATTATGGCTAAAGTGATACAAACCTGCGCAGGGTTAAATCATGAATTCATGTCCTGTCTCTTGGATTAGAGGCTACGGGAACCTATGGGTGGCTCTTTCTCAATATACAAGTGATAGTAGTGTTTATAAATTAAACTTAACTTTTCCTACGAATGTTATTTTGGATTACAAACTGATATATTATTGATCATTTGAGATGACTAGATCCATTGCATTTATTTGATATTTATATACTTGCTGAGTACGTTGTACTCACTCTTGTTAACTCTCCCTCTTCAGAGGATCCACAAGAGTGTGCTCAAGGGTCTCTAGATGATGGTTATGCCTATGCAGATTGGGATGACTATGAGGAAGCTAGTCGAGTTGCTGCCACCTCTTATGGAGGATGGGATGAATAAATAATTCCCTTAGTTCAGTTATGTGTGTCAAAGGCGATATGTCGTCTAGTAATGTAGTTTGGACTTCTATATGACGAGCTTGTAATAATGCGCAAACTTGTGACGCTTATTCAAAGACTTAAGTGCGTAGAATGGTATTGTAATAATTATTGGTACCCTCTAGCTATTCTCTGTTGCCAACTTTGTTATGGTTTATTATTCGACAAATCTTGTATCTGCTGGGTGATAAATCATAGGCTAGGGTTATTATTTAAAGTGTTAATGACCCGGGTCGTCACAAAAGAAAACACAGCAATGCCGGCAACAAATCACTTAACAAAGGTCAAGAGGCAATGGTGCCCGACAGTTGTACATATACTAGTCCCGGTGataatttatataaaaactGGAGATTTAATTTCACGGCATATATAATAACCAAACTGATACCCAATGATATCTCTGACGAAACAGCACAACAGTTTGTAATCAGCACTCAGCAGCAAAACAGGAGGTGCTGACCGGCCGGCCGGATCCTGAGAGCACACAACACAACAGTGAACCAGCTCTACTGTTCTGGAAGCAAAATTGTTACTGAGCTGGATGTCTTGTACCGAAGATCTTCTTAGGGGTGGGGCGTGTGGCCGTGAGCAAATAAACCTCCTGGTAGGAAATACTCCAGCACGTACAGATTGTTGAGCATTCTGCCTCCCCCAATCTGGACCCCGTCCTGCCTCTTCTTGATCACCACCCCCACCTCGTCCATTTCCAATTGCACCCCGTAGTAGATCGAGAGCTGGCCAACCGAGACAAGGTTCGCCTGCGCCTCGGGAGCGAGAAGCACGCCGTCGAGCATGATCTTGTTGCCGTTCAAGTAGCCACTTCTTGTGACAGCGATAGAGCCAGCAGCAATCCCTCCTAAAGAGAGCGTCGGTGGCTTCGTATGATTCTCTAGATGCCGAGGGTAGGAAAATAGAATCGGCTCTTTCCATGTCGTGTGGAAGGATGCACCTGAGTCCACAAAAAAGTCTTCCTGTCGTGCTGCCGTTGTCGACGAAGAAAAGGCTCTCGCGGGAAGCTGGCGGCGCCAGTACCCAGTCGGGTCCGTAGTCCTGCAAGACACATGTAATATATAACAAATTTGTCAAGAACACATTCCTTATATATATTTCTTTGAGATATAGTGCAGCAGGTACATACGCATCAAACCGTGATAGCCCAAACAATCGCTTGTTATGCTCTTGATGAGATAATTCTTGGAGATAAGCTCCCCGTGTTTTTGCTTCTTCTGTACTCACTCGGTCTCCACTTGTTCCTCCAAACAGAGACCTTATCTGTTTGAGCTTGCAGATTGTGGATTGCATCATGCAGGTTTTCAAAAGTTGCAACCCTAACATTAACAGGACCCAGAATCCAGCGAGACTGTGAAAATCCATAGCCAAGATTGTTACTCCTGCCCCCCACCGTGTATATGGTAGCGATATGGAAGCTGCGATGCACAATATGCAAACAATCCACAATATGCAAGCTACAATAATTCACAGTCAGTAAGTTAAAAGCAAATAGAGCTTTATAATGAAATGAATATGTTACTATTACTAATTAAAAGTCCAAAAGAGGCACCATGTAAATTCCCACACGACGCGCTACGGAAAAAGAGAAATTCTCACAATAATTACAAACATCTACCCATCTTTATCATTGTAAAAAATAATGCAAAGTAACCTCCTAAGTTTGCATTCAATCTACCCATATATCattatgcataataatataaaA is a window from the Sorghum bicolor cultivar BTx623 chromosome 5, Sorghum_bicolor_NCBIv3, whole genome shotgun sequence genome containing:
- the LOC8070216 gene encoding pentatricopeptide repeat-containing protein At1g09190, with protein sequence MMDPLAMMHKPNGLGPFHTTAHRLRDSSARATGNGHCQPTVSPMPPAAGDPSPPPSFAPAAMTTPDGWHPRTAERRLLHLLHHSPLARGRPLELLAFAVRHALPCSPASPHHHALAALLLLSSPPPPALPLLRLLPPDPAPPLTLLNAAVKALSASSSPDDAFRLLSTLRRFHAPDRLTFLPLLGCASSFPVLSALHSLLLRLGFLSHHPITLALLKPYPMPHVRALFDDMPQKNKCTVAYNTLITACLKARDIRAARHLFDEMQRHRRSRRSVVSWNLIITGCARSGRDDMAVQCFERMVREGEVAPDDGTLVAVLPACGKTGNAGAGRWAHEYAKKSGLLEGTVHVANAVMDMYCKCGDVDSAREVFMTTPQRSVVSWNAMITGFSLNGHGVEGIDLFQKMMRHGVEPNAVTFLAVLGCCAHAGAVDIGREIFQSMVSEHGIEPAIEHYGCMVDLFGRCGLLEEAHALIQGMPMKPNAAIWGALLSACRAHAGLGTAEVALKELINLEPWNSGNYVLLANLYAETERWEEAGEVRRLMRRMSVNKAPGQSVMEEAQFQLTNSYQ